In one window of Meleagris gallopavo isolate NT-WF06-2002-E0010 breed Aviagen turkey brand Nicholas breeding stock chromosome 12, Turkey_5.1, whole genome shotgun sequence DNA:
- the HMG20A gene encoding high mobility group protein 20A, whose translation MENLVAGSTLPPLFADEDGSKEGSDVAVTGLAHSESSFTGGTSQPVNNPDLVEDLSQVQQLQNESTNTAENTEQKPEEEQQRTKRGGWAKGRKRKKPLRDSNAPKSPLTGYVRFMNERREQLRAKRPEVPFPEITRMLGNEWSKLPPEEKRRYLDEADRDKERYMRELEQYQKTEAYKVFSRKAQDRQKGKSHRQDGARQPVHDHEKEADTKERSVFDIPIFTEEFLNHSKAREAELRQLRKSNMEFEERNAALQKHVESMRTAVEKLEVDVIQERSRNTVLQQHLETLRQALTTSFAGVPLPGSGETPTMETIDSYMNRLHGIIMANPQENENLIATVRDVVNRLER comes from the exons ATGGAGAACTTGGTGGCTGGCTCCACCCTCCCTCCGCTTTTTGCAGATGAAGATGGATCTAAGGAAGGTAGTGATGTTGCTGTGACTGG ATTAGCTCATTCTGAGAGTTCGTTCACTGGTGGAACTTCGCAGCCTGTGAACAACCCGGATTTGGTGGAGGATTTGTCACAGGTTcagcagctgcaaaatgagTCTACTAACACCGCTGAAAACACTGAGCAGAAGCCTGAGGAGGAG CAGCAAAGAACTAAACGAGGAGGCTGGGCCaaagggagaaagaggaagaaacctCTTAGGGACAGCAATGCCCCCAAGTCCCCCCTCACAGGGTACGTGCGATTCATGAATGAGCGCAGGGAGCAGCTCCGAGCAAAGAGGCCCGAAGTCCCTTTCCCAGAGATCACCAGGATGCTGGGCAACGAGTGGAGCAAACTTCCTCCTGAGGAGAAACGG CGATACCTTGATGAAGCAGACAGAGATAAGGAGCGTTACATGCGAGAACTGGAGCAGTATCAGAAGACTGAAGCCTACAAAGTCTTTAGCAGGAAAGCACAGGACAGACAAAAAGGCAAATCACACCGACAAG atggAGCAAGGCAGCCAGTCCACGATCATGAG AAAGAAGCAGACACAAAAGAGAGATCTGTTTTTGATATCCCAATATTCACAGAAGAATTTCTGAATCATAGTAAAG CACGTGAAGCCGAGCTGCGACAGCTGCGTAAATCCAACATGGAGTTCGAGGAGAGGAatgctgccctgcagaaacACGTTGAGAGCATGCGTACAGCAGTGGAGAAACTGGAGGTGGATGTAATACAAGAGCGTAGCCGcaacacagtgctgcagcagcatttggagaCCTTACGGCAAGCGCTCACAACCAGCTTTGCCGGAGTCCCGCTACCAG GTAGTGGAGAAACACCCACGATGGAAACCATTGACTCCTACATGAATAGGCTGCACGGCATTATTATGGCTAACCCACAGGAGAACGAGAACCTCATAGCCACAGTCCGGGATGTGGTAAACAGACTTGAACGCTAG